A region of Streptomyces paludis DNA encodes the following proteins:
- a CDS encoding phage adaptor protein, which produces MPTFDQLVARVKAELQGFALDQASVSELAAPMGPADTSFMCDGSTVANLSRGMVEIDDELILVKAFDSTSGVVSVMGLGNGRGYQNTTPAAHAVNALVTSSPAFPRARVKDELNNALKALYPSLVVLEAVDFPFNAAQVEYPLPEAATDVWYVTGRWVGPERVSAPMPNWRYNPKALPADFPTGKSIQLFDGVTPGQNVRVVYVRPPVALVAGDDDFTVSGYPERLADLIVWDACKRLLPSMLSARLQQQAVEATERAALVSSRDIATAVQLYGSLYAEGLAQERALQFTEVPNYQTFQGS; this is translated from the coding sequence ATGCCGACCTTCGACCAGCTCGTGGCGCGCGTGAAGGCGGAGTTGCAGGGCTTCGCCCTGGATCAGGCGTCCGTGTCCGAGCTGGCCGCCCCGATGGGGCCTGCGGACACGTCCTTCATGTGTGACGGTTCCACCGTCGCCAACCTGTCCCGGGGCATGGTGGAGATTGACGACGAACTGATCCTGGTCAAGGCGTTCGACAGCACGAGTGGTGTTGTCTCCGTGATGGGCCTCGGCAATGGCCGCGGGTACCAGAACACCACACCGGCGGCGCACGCCGTGAACGCCCTCGTGACGTCGTCTCCGGCCTTCCCGCGGGCGCGGGTGAAGGACGAGCTGAACAACGCTCTCAAGGCGTTGTATCCGTCGTTGGTCGTCCTGGAGGCAGTGGACTTTCCGTTCAACGCCGCGCAGGTGGAGTATCCGCTCCCCGAGGCGGCCACGGACGTCTGGTACGTCACCGGCCGGTGGGTCGGCCCCGAGCGCGTGAGCGCGCCCATGCCGAACTGGCGGTACAACCCGAAGGCGCTGCCCGCGGACTTCCCCACGGGCAAGTCGATCCAGCTCTTCGACGGCGTGACGCCGGGCCAGAACGTCCGCGTGGTGTACGTACGGCCGCCGGTCGCCCTGGTCGCCGGTGACGACGACTTCACGGTGTCCGGCTACCCCGAGCGGCTGGCCGACCTGATTGTCTGGGACGCGTGCAAGCGGCTGCTGCCGTCCATGCTGTCTGCGCGGCTCCAGCAGCAGGCCGTAGAGGCCACGGAGCGCGCCGCGCTGGTCTCCAGCCGGGACATCGCCACGGCGGTGCAGCTCTACGGCTCCCTCTACGCGGAGGGCCTGGCCCAGGAGCGGGCGTTGCAGTTCACGGAGGTCCCCAACTATCAGACATTCCAGGGGAGCTGA
- a CDS encoding endonuclease VII domain-containing protein, translating into MEKKCPKCAETKSTSDFHKDSGSKSGLCTYCKECNKAKARAWTKANPEKVKERGARRVWNGEPRAYQLRYKYGITVAEYDAMLASQGGVCAICGRPEAGRTGHRNLAVDHCHTSNQIRGLLCHSCNRALGLLQDSEEVLEKALRYIRRS; encoded by the coding sequence ATGGAGAAGAAATGCCCCAAGTGCGCTGAAACCAAGTCGACTTCGGATTTCCACAAGGACTCGGGATCGAAGAGCGGCCTGTGTACGTACTGCAAGGAGTGCAATAAGGCCAAGGCTCGCGCGTGGACGAAAGCCAACCCCGAGAAGGTCAAAGAGCGGGGCGCCCGGCGCGTCTGGAACGGGGAGCCCCGGGCCTATCAGCTTCGCTACAAATACGGCATAACGGTGGCTGAGTACGATGCCATGCTCGCCTCTCAGGGCGGCGTCTGCGCCATCTGCGGACGGCCGGAAGCGGGACGTACCGGCCATCGCAATCTCGCCGTTGACCACTGTCACACCTCCAACCAGATTCGCGGGCTGCTCTGCCATTCCTGCAATCGCGCCCTTGGCCTTCTCCAGGACTCCGAAGAGGTCTTGGAGAAGGCGTTGAGGTACATCAGGCGGAGTTGA
- a CDS encoding N4-gp56 family major capsid protein, producing the protein MANAYTDTSAMSNAVQTAYDKTFEFQLRSQPMFRAVADKRPHNLTSPGQSMVLERYQDLAVATTPLSENVDPDAVAIGNPLTITLTLNEYGNPVLRTRKLFLTSLTDVDPAIANIVSFNAAESIDVVVQTELRSGTNVIQRKAGTVSYVTNGSVSTPVGTTMTATDTFNSSIARLATTKLRANKAVPRKGSMYWCAIHPEVSHDLRSETGAAAWRDPHNYSAVGNIWAGEIGSYEGAFYIESPRCYNAVDAGTGDNTVRRFRTYYAGRQALAEAVADEFHIVAGPIVDKLGRFRPLGWYGMAGWKLFRQEALIRAETSSSVNSA; encoded by the coding sequence ATGGCGAACGCGTATACCGACACCAGCGCCATGTCCAACGCGGTACAGACCGCGTACGACAAGACGTTCGAATTTCAGCTTCGCTCGCAGCCGATGTTCCGCGCGGTCGCGGACAAGCGGCCCCACAACCTGACGTCGCCCGGCCAGTCCATGGTCCTGGAGCGCTACCAGGATCTGGCGGTGGCCACCACGCCACTGTCCGAGAACGTGGACCCGGACGCGGTTGCCATCGGCAACCCCCTCACGATCACACTGACGCTGAACGAGTACGGCAACCCGGTCCTCCGGACCCGGAAGCTCTTCCTCACGTCGCTCACCGACGTGGACCCGGCCATCGCCAACATCGTGTCGTTCAACGCCGCGGAAAGCATCGACGTCGTGGTGCAGACCGAGCTGCGCTCGGGCACCAACGTGATCCAGCGCAAGGCCGGTACGGTCAGCTACGTCACCAACGGCTCCGTGTCGACTCCGGTCGGCACGACCATGACGGCGACCGACACCTTCAACAGCTCGATCGCCCGCCTGGCGACGACCAAGCTGCGCGCCAACAAGGCCGTGCCCCGCAAGGGCTCCATGTACTGGTGCGCCATCCACCCGGAGGTCTCGCACGACCTCCGCTCGGAGACCGGCGCGGCGGCCTGGCGCGACCCGCACAACTACAGCGCCGTGGGCAACATCTGGGCCGGTGAAATCGGCAGCTACGAGGGCGCCTTCTACATCGAGTCCCCGCGCTGCTACAACGCCGTGGATGCCGGCACCGGTGACAACACCGTCCGCCGGTTCCGTACGTACTACGCGGGCCGGCAGGCCCTGGCGGAGGCCGTGGCCGACGAGTTCCACATCGTGGCCGGTCCCATCGTGGACAAGCTCGGGCGTTTCCGGCCGCTGGGCTGGTACGGGATGGCGGGTTGGAAGCTGTTCAGGCAGGAAGCTCTGATCCGGGCGGAAACCTCCAGCTCCGTCAACTCCGCCTGA
- a CDS encoding C40 family peptidase, whose amino-acid sequence MAKGESIVELARQYLGLQYVWGGNTPSGFDCSGLVQYAFGKNGITLPRVTYDQINVGQSVQPNKLRPGDLVFFDTDRKRSGPDHVGIYMGGGKFIHAPAPGKGVKISSLSEGYYMDRWMGGRRVPGVSADAAAGGGDGEALEVAPVLDAHELAETYGMSYSFFKSQPELFKMLNGAVEGQWTPQKFQAEVKNSNWWKKNSSSVRKAQVLAKTDPATYKASMEAAREAARQMAVKAGAVLSQKNVDTLARNMIHLEWNDAQVGNFLGQYIKFGAEKTMGGMAGAAAKEIKRTAYDLGVAVTDQSILNNAQYLVRGLTTMEQIQGSMREQAAGLYPAFAEQIAAGASMREVASPYVQVLAQELGLPDTDIDVFSPKIKAALNRMGPDGKPAPLSLTDFTQVVRDDPAWRKTPQAADRAIGIGRQVLADMGLVS is encoded by the coding sequence ATGGCCAAGGGCGAGAGCATCGTAGAGCTGGCCAGGCAGTACCTGGGCCTCCAGTACGTCTGGGGCGGCAACACCCCGAGCGGCTTCGACTGTAGCGGACTGGTCCAGTACGCCTTCGGCAAGAACGGCATCACCCTGCCGCGCGTGACGTACGACCAGATCAATGTGGGCCAGTCCGTGCAGCCGAACAAGCTGCGCCCCGGGGACCTCGTTTTCTTCGACACGGACCGAAAGCGGTCCGGCCCGGACCACGTGGGCATCTACATGGGTGGCGGCAAGTTCATCCACGCCCCGGCCCCAGGCAAGGGCGTGAAGATCTCGTCCCTCTCCGAGGGCTACTACATGGACCGGTGGATGGGCGGGCGCCGGGTCCCCGGCGTGAGCGCCGACGCGGCGGCCGGCGGCGGGGACGGCGAGGCGCTGGAGGTCGCGCCCGTACTGGACGCCCACGAGCTGGCGGAGACGTACGGCATGTCGTACAGCTTTTTCAAGTCCCAGCCCGAGCTGTTCAAGATGCTCAACGGCGCGGTGGAGGGGCAGTGGACGCCTCAGAAGTTCCAGGCCGAGGTCAAGAACAGCAACTGGTGGAAGAAGAACTCCAGCAGCGTCCGCAAGGCGCAGGTCTTGGCCAAGACGGACCCCGCGACGTACAAGGCCAGCATGGAGGCGGCCCGCGAGGCCGCGCGCCAGATGGCCGTCAAGGCCGGGGCCGTCCTGTCCCAGAAGAACGTGGACACGCTGGCCCGGAACATGATCCACCTGGAGTGGAACGATGCCCAGGTCGGCAACTTCCTTGGCCAGTACATCAAATTCGGCGCGGAGAAGACGATGGGCGGCATGGCCGGCGCCGCCGCCAAGGAGATCAAGCGGACGGCGTACGACCTGGGCGTGGCCGTGACGGACCAGTCCATCCTGAACAACGCGCAGTACCTCGTACGCGGGCTCACGACCATGGAGCAGATCCAGGGCTCGATGCGCGAGCAGGCGGCCGGGCTGTACCCCGCCTTCGCGGAGCAGATCGCGGCGGGCGCCAGCATGCGCGAGGTGGCGTCGCCGTACGTACAGGTGCTCGCGCAGGAACTGGGCCTGCCCGATACGGACATTGACGTCTTCTCCCCGAAGATCAAGGCGGCGCTCAACCGCATGGGACCGGACGGCAAGCCGGCGCCGCTGTCGCTGACGGACTTCACGCAGGTGGTCCGGGATGACCCGGCCTGGCGGAAGACGCCGCAGGCGGCCGACCGCGCCATCGGCATCGGCCGCCAGGTGCTGGCGGATATGGGGCTGGTGAGCTGA
- a CDS encoding peptidoglycan recognition protein family protein has protein sequence MAVPMTPDQWLKALRAEGVTDIVEMPGWRSNNRNHKGAWGSVHAAMIHHTGGEGAALPGIVFNGRDDLPGPLCHDYLTRTGRLYLVGNGRANHAGTVAKNAYDAVLNERSAHPAPDAAEPIDGNAVSYGLECENTGAVGRDWPAVQYYTAVRVQAARCRFHGWTADSVWAHKEATRRKPVDPRIDMAKFRRDVAERLKHPASWSPPTTPTTPTKPAPTLASLDARVTALEKKVK, from the coding sequence ATGGCAGTACCGATGACCCCTGATCAGTGGCTCAAGGCGCTCCGCGCCGAGGGCGTCACGGACATCGTGGAGATGCCCGGCTGGCGGAGCAACAACCGCAACCACAAGGGCGCGTGGGGCAGTGTGCACGCCGCGATGATCCACCACACCGGCGGCGAGGGCGCGGCGCTGCCCGGCATCGTCTTCAACGGCCGCGACGACCTTCCTGGCCCGCTCTGCCACGACTACCTCACCCGCACCGGCCGGCTGTACCTCGTCGGCAACGGCCGCGCGAACCACGCCGGGACGGTCGCGAAGAACGCGTACGACGCGGTCCTCAACGAGCGCTCCGCACACCCGGCGCCGGACGCCGCCGAGCCGATCGACGGCAACGCGGTCTCGTACGGGCTGGAGTGTGAAAACACCGGCGCCGTCGGCCGCGACTGGCCGGCCGTGCAGTACTACACCGCGGTACGCGTCCAGGCCGCCCGTTGCCGCTTCCACGGCTGGACCGCTGACAGCGTCTGGGCTCACAAGGAGGCCACGCGCCGGAAGCCGGTCGATCCCCGCATCGACATGGCGAAGTTCCGCCGCGACGTGGCCGAGCGGCTCAAGCACCCTGCGAGCTGGTCGCCGCCCACCACCCCCACCACGCCGACGAAGCCGGCGCCCACGCTGGCGTCGCTGGATGCGCGCGTGACTGCGCTGGAGAAGAAGGTCAAGTAG
- a CDS encoding GntR family transcriptional regulator, which produces MTTPNVRIAEHYRQLIRDGALSPGDQLPPVRVMSEEHGAATATVRAAMGWLRTEGWIVTTQRGSFVADRPANTATPADRLERIRRTGSVLGKGETKRVLSAGPVVPPLYVAEAFDQDPGGQLIRREYLVGTGQTRLMLEVDWLPAAFAELVPDVLSTAPGAGNDLLQQIERATGRRVAHGRDAMHSRTADAREASHLNIATGDPILAGAHEWSDAEGVIVYGEWCLPQRLTIGYEYKI; this is translated from the coding sequence ATGACCACGCCGAATGTCCGTATTGCCGAGCACTACCGGCAGCTCATCCGCGACGGGGCCCTCAGTCCCGGCGATCAGCTTCCACCCGTACGGGTGATGTCCGAGGAGCACGGGGCAGCCACCGCCACCGTGCGCGCCGCGATGGGCTGGCTCCGCACGGAGGGCTGGATCGTCACCACGCAGCGCGGCAGCTTCGTGGCCGACAGGCCAGCCAACACGGCCACACCGGCCGACCGGCTGGAGCGCATTCGCCGGACCGGCAGCGTCCTGGGCAAGGGCGAGACCAAGCGGGTCCTGAGCGCCGGACCCGTCGTTCCGCCGCTGTACGTGGCGGAGGCGTTCGACCAGGACCCGGGCGGCCAGCTCATCAGGCGGGAATACCTTGTCGGCACCGGCCAGACGCGCCTGATGCTGGAGGTGGACTGGCTCCCCGCAGCCTTCGCGGAGCTGGTCCCCGACGTGCTCAGCACGGCGCCCGGAGCGGGCAATGACCTGCTCCAGCAGATCGAGCGCGCCACCGGGCGCCGGGTGGCGCATGGCCGCGATGCCATGCACAGCCGCACCGCCGACGCTCGCGAGGCGTCCCACCTCAACATCGCCACCGGCGATCCGATCCTCGCCGGGGCGCACGAGTGGAGCGACGCCGAGGGCGTGATCGTCTACGGCGAATGGTGCTTGCCCCAGCGCTTGACTATTGGGTACGAGTACAAGATCTGA
- a CDS encoding helix-turn-helix domain-containing protein, whose amino-acid sequence MPDHVRTALLENVALTHHAATSADELDKIQIYLALEQGATTREVADRLGVSQPTIVTWSRAGKEALARREKERADRSRDDLDRSEELLSNGS is encoded by the coding sequence TTGCCCGATCACGTACGCACCGCACTGCTGGAGAACGTTGCCCTGACCCACCACGCCGCCACATCCGCCGATGAGCTGGACAAGATCCAGATCTATTTGGCCCTTGAGCAGGGCGCCACCACCCGAGAGGTCGCGGACCGGCTGGGAGTCTCCCAGCCCACCATCGTCACCTGGAGCCGAGCCGGGAAGGAGGCGCTGGCGCGCCGTGAGAAAGAGCGAGCTGACCGCAGTAGAGACGATCTTGACCGATCCGAAGAACTCCTCTCGAACGGGAGCTGA
- a CDS encoding recombinase family protein, whose product MSATHARTLRAIVYIRVSTEKEEMQSPEQQLFSCSEYAAKNNITIIGKPVEDLNLTGRESAKRQIASVIERVRAGEADVVLVWKWSRFGRNNYESQVNLRELEKAGGRLVAVTEDFDTTTYHGRFSRDNMLLVADLQSGIIGATWQEAHERRHRKGLPHTGQARFGYQRCPDCRRKEDAPQEYLSCDTCKGVLVVDPARGPALAEAYERFTDGESVAGIAADMAERGIRSLSGTVMKATQWQVVMDSGFGAGLIRWRGPEYRAKHGRQSKKPSTYDNWAAGKHKPVINMATWERYKRRREASKGISWPTSAKYSCSGLLRCQAQNAAGNLCDRRLVASAVLRSGGGDTKIFRCPDISVKACKGVTVTLRRAEDAILAWLLERSRGQDMGVMAMKRAARRARAVSDIPSVERELTGKRTEGARLLDLYLKALVSEEDFRNKKEELDAEVSHLESRLEVLRLDSGEGVIPSAEDFATLADLWPRMQPAKQRAALGKVVGRINIVKTPGKQYNKIEIIPVWEMDQAAS is encoded by the coding sequence ATGTCAGCTACCCACGCGCGCACTCTGCGCGCCATCGTGTACATCCGTGTCAGCACCGAGAAGGAGGAGATGCAGAGCCCGGAGCAACAGCTCTTCTCCTGCTCCGAATACGCGGCGAAGAACAACATCACAATCATCGGCAAGCCCGTTGAGGACCTGAACCTCACCGGCAGAGAGTCCGCCAAGCGGCAGATCGCCTCTGTCATTGAGCGCGTTCGCGCCGGAGAGGCGGACGTCGTCCTGGTCTGGAAGTGGTCGCGCTTCGGGCGCAACAACTACGAGTCCCAGGTGAACCTTCGGGAGCTAGAGAAGGCCGGCGGCCGACTCGTCGCCGTCACCGAGGATTTCGACACAACCACGTACCACGGCCGCTTCAGCCGGGACAACATGCTCTTGGTCGCCGACTTGCAGTCGGGCATCATCGGCGCGACGTGGCAGGAGGCGCACGAGCGCCGCCACCGCAAGGGCCTGCCCCACACGGGCCAGGCCCGCTTCGGTTACCAGCGCTGCCCCGACTGCCGCCGCAAAGAAGACGCGCCGCAGGAGTACCTGAGCTGCGACACCTGTAAGGGTGTCTTGGTAGTGGACCCCGCCCGGGGGCCAGCCCTTGCCGAGGCGTACGAACGCTTCACCGACGGTGAGTCCGTCGCCGGCATCGCGGCCGACATGGCCGAGCGGGGCATCCGATCACTGTCCGGCACGGTCATGAAGGCCACCCAGTGGCAGGTGGTCATGGACTCCGGCTTCGGAGCCGGCCTGATCCGCTGGCGCGGCCCCGAGTACCGGGCCAAGCACGGCCGGCAGTCCAAGAAGCCCAGCACGTACGACAACTGGGCTGCGGGAAAGCATAAGCCGGTCATCAACATGGCCACCTGGGAGCGCTACAAGCGCCGCCGCGAGGCCAGCAAGGGCATCTCTTGGCCCACGTCGGCCAAGTACTCCTGCTCTGGACTACTGCGCTGCCAGGCCCAGAACGCCGCCGGGAACCTGTGCGACCGGCGCCTAGTGGCGTCCGCCGTGCTCCGATCTGGCGGCGGAGACACTAAAATCTTCCGGTGCCCGGACATCAGCGTGAAGGCGTGCAAGGGCGTGACCGTCACGCTCCGCCGCGCGGAGGACGCCATCTTGGCCTGGCTGCTAGAGCGCAGTCGCGGTCAGGATATGGGTGTGATGGCGATGAAGCGCGCCGCACGCCGGGCGCGCGCTGTGTCCGACATCCCTTCAGTCGAGAGGGAGTTGACCGGAAAGCGCACCGAGGGTGCGCGGCTGCTCGATCTGTACCTGAAGGCGCTCGTCTCCGAGGAGGACTTCAGGAACAAAAAGGAGGAGCTGGACGCGGAGGTATCCCACCTCGAATCCCGGCTCGAAGTGCTGCGCCTGGACTCGGGCGAGGGCGTGATCCCCTCCGCCGAGGATTTCGCCACGCTGGCGGACCTCTGGCCCCGCATGCAGCCCGCCAAGCAGCGGGCTGCGCTGGGGAAGGTGGTGGGCCGCATCAACATCGTGAAGACCCCGGGCAAGCAGTACAACAAGATCGAGATCATCCCTGTATGGGAAATGGATCAGGCTGCGTCCTGA
- a CDS encoding inositol monophosphatase family protein, with amino-acid sequence MIDDPVYGTVPLRGTAQGPGVAAVEEAVRKAAADEILPRFRRLAAHEVLQKSGPHDLVTVADRRAEEHLTATLTELLPGSVVVGEESVHADPARYDALGGDAPVWIIDPVDGTRQFVRGEPNFGTLVALAQGGELLASWTYAPALDLMAIAVRGRGAVLNGVPLRSGAPEPGAVLKVAHSHPDYTDEAQKNALLGLGCPDIEARPCGAAGLEYLAIARGTLDAVAFNWELAWDHAAGLLLVAEAGGTQMTLTGEPYRITGGNALPFTAARDAATARRVRERLLAGG; translated from the coding sequence ATGATCGATGACCCTGTGTACGGAACGGTTCCCCTGAGGGGAACGGCCCAAGGCCCCGGCGTCGCCGCCGTAGAGGAGGCGGTACGCAAGGCCGCGGCGGACGAGATCCTCCCGCGCTTCCGCCGGCTCGCGGCGCACGAGGTCCTCCAGAAGAGCGGGCCGCACGACCTCGTGACCGTCGCGGACCGGCGCGCCGAGGAGCACCTCACCGCCACCCTGACCGAGCTGCTCCCCGGCTCCGTTGTGGTCGGGGAGGAGTCGGTGCACGCGGACCCGGCACGGTACGACGCGCTGGGCGGCGACGCGCCCGTGTGGATCATCGACCCGGTCGACGGCACCCGCCAGTTCGTACGCGGCGAGCCGAACTTCGGCACGCTCGTCGCCCTCGCCCAGGGCGGCGAACTGCTGGCCTCCTGGACGTACGCGCCGGCGCTGGACCTGATGGCCATCGCCGTACGCGGCCGGGGAGCCGTGCTCAACGGCGTCCCGCTGCGCTCCGGCGCCCCGGAACCGGGGGCGGTGCTGAAGGTCGCCCACTCCCACCCGGACTACACCGACGAGGCGCAGAAGAACGCCCTGCTGGGTCTGGGCTGTCCCGATATCGAGGCCCGCCCCTGCGGAGCGGCGGGGCTGGAGTACCTGGCCATCGCCCGCGGCACGCTCGACGCGGTGGCCTTCAACTGGGAGCTGGCCTGGGACCACGCGGCGGGCCTGCTGCTGGTGGCGGAGGCGGGCGGCACCCAGATGACGCTCACGGGCGAGCCGTACCGCATCACGGGCGGCAACGCGCTGCCCTTCACGGCGGCGCGGGACGCGGCGACGGCCCGCCGGGTCCGGGAGCGGCTGCTCGCCGGCGGCTGA
- a CDS encoding TNT domain-containing protein, whose product MNRMRSLLAGFGVTVALAMAPAAHAAPQQPEEVRPATGVNMAAGQHAPCTGEFRGDARLGPKWLPKRGQRPVGPLLTDYQRTGRLSPSAFLKKYWEGPADTGSWKYPPNDGFAEVNGEIDKTATRLRPGQKLDRFGSEYGAYLAPAGDAYGKRALPPQNLNTRDTAVPCDYRVYKVTKPFSVWQGSIAPWFEQPGRGQQIKLDPVFLNPGQDQRLNVKWLLDNGYLAPSAA is encoded by the coding sequence GTGAACCGAATGCGCTCCCTCCTCGCCGGATTCGGCGTCACCGTCGCCCTGGCGATGGCGCCCGCCGCGCACGCGGCACCGCAGCAGCCGGAGGAGGTACGGCCCGCCACCGGCGTGAACATGGCGGCCGGTCAGCACGCCCCCTGCACCGGGGAGTTCCGCGGCGACGCGCGGCTCGGCCCGAAGTGGCTGCCGAAGCGGGGGCAGCGTCCGGTGGGACCGCTGCTGACGGACTACCAGCGCACCGGCCGGCTGAGCCCGTCCGCCTTCCTGAAGAAGTACTGGGAGGGCCCGGCGGACACGGGCAGCTGGAAGTACCCGCCCAATGACGGCTTCGCCGAGGTCAACGGTGAGATCGACAAGACGGCCACCCGGCTGCGCCCGGGCCAGAAGCTGGACCGCTTCGGCTCCGAGTACGGCGCTTACCTGGCGCCGGCGGGCGACGCGTACGGCAAGCGCGCGCTGCCGCCGCAGAATCTCAACACCCGTGACACCGCCGTGCCGTGCGACTACCGCGTCTACAAGGTGACCAAGCCGTTCTCGGTGTGGCAGGGCAGCATCGCCCCGTGGTTCGAGCAGCCGGGCCGCGGTCAGCAGATCAAGCTGGACCCGGTGTTCCTGAACCCCGGCCAGGACCAGCGGCTCAATGTGAAGTGGCTGCTGGACAACGGCTATCTGGCGCCGTCCGCCGCGTAA
- a CDS encoding phytoene desaturase family protein: protein MTSMLDAVVVGAGPNGLTAAVELARRGFSVSVFEAKETVGGGARTEELTLPGFRHDPCSAVHPLGVGSPVFKTMPLARYGLDWLHPELPMAHPFDDGTAAVLARSPAETAASFGPRDAGAYRRLVAPFLGKWDTFAADFMSLPLTALPRDPVTLARFGLAGLPPSTWLMRRFRDDRARALFAGLVAHVIAPLSGFATGAVGLVFALAAHAGGWPMPRGGSQSISDALAAYLRDLGGTVHTGYEVKRLDDLPPARAYIFDTSPTALARIAGLGRAYDGYRYGAGVFKIDYALDGPVPWTAEEPRRAGTVQIGPSSREIGAALRQAAGGRVPETPFLITAQPSLVDPSRAPEGKHVFWAYGHVPNGWDGDLTDGIERQIERFAPGFRDRVLARATAGPPELAARNANYIGGDIACGAASGLQLLLRSKLSLSPYTTSHPAVFLCSSATPPGPGVHGMAGHNAAKAVWRGWRKWSEG from the coding sequence GTGACGTCGATGCTCGATGCGGTCGTCGTGGGAGCGGGACCCAACGGCCTGACCGCCGCGGTCGAGTTGGCCCGGCGCGGTTTCTCCGTATCCGTGTTCGAGGCCAAGGAGACGGTGGGCGGAGGCGCGCGCACCGAGGAGCTGACCCTGCCCGGCTTCCGGCACGACCCCTGCTCGGCCGTCCACCCGCTGGGCGTCGGCTCGCCCGTCTTCAAGACCATGCCGCTCGCCCGGTACGGACTCGACTGGCTGCACCCCGAACTGCCCATGGCGCACCCCTTCGACGACGGTACGGCGGCGGTGCTGGCACGCTCGCCCGCCGAGACGGCCGCCTCCTTCGGGCCGCGCGACGCGGGCGCGTACCGCCGTCTCGTGGCGCCCTTCCTCGGCAAGTGGGACACCTTCGCGGCGGACTTCATGTCCCTGCCCCTCACCGCGCTGCCGCGCGACCCCGTCACCCTCGCCCGCTTCGGGCTGGCCGGTCTGCCGCCGTCGACCTGGCTGATGCGCCGCTTCCGCGACGACCGGGCGCGCGCCCTGTTCGCCGGGCTCGTCGCCCATGTCATCGCCCCGCTCAGCGGCTTCGCCACCGGCGCCGTCGGGCTGGTCTTCGCGCTCGCCGCGCACGCGGGCGGCTGGCCGATGCCGCGCGGCGGCTCGCAGTCGATCTCCGACGCGCTCGCCGCGTACCTCCGCGACCTGGGCGGTACGGTCCACACCGGGTACGAGGTCAAGCGGCTGGACGACCTGCCGCCGGCCCGCGCGTACATCTTCGACACCTCCCCGACCGCCCTCGCCCGGATCGCCGGGCTGGGCCGGGCGTACGACGGCTACCGGTACGGCGCGGGCGTTTTCAAGATCGACTACGCGCTGGACGGGCCCGTGCCCTGGACCGCCGAGGAGCCGCGCCGGGCGGGCACCGTCCAGATCGGCCCGAGCAGCCGGGAGATCGGCGCCGCGCTGCGGCAGGCGGCGGGCGGCCGGGTGCCCGAGACCCCGTTCCTGATCACCGCGCAGCCCAGCCTGGTCGATCCGTCGCGCGCGCCCGAGGGCAAGCACGTGTTCTGGGCGTACGGCCATGTCCCCAACGGCTGGGACGGCGACCTCACCGACGGCATCGAGCGGCAGATCGAGCGCTTCGCACCGGGCTTCCGGGACCGCGTCCTGGCCCGCGCCACCGCCGGACCGCCCGAGCTGGCCGCCCGCAACGCCAACTACATCGGCGGGGACATCGCCTGCGGCGCCGCCTCCGGGCTCCAGCTGCTGCTGCGCTCCAAGCTCTCCCTCTCCCCGTACACCACCTCGCACCCCGCCGTCTTCCTCTGCTCCTCCGCGACCCCGCCGGGGCCCGGGGTGCACGGCATGGCGGGGCACAACGCGGCCAAGGCGGTGTGGCGCGGGTGGCGCAAGTGGAGCGAGGGCTGA